The following coding sequences lie in one Candidatus Kryptobacter tengchongensis genomic window:
- a CDS encoding flagellar biosynthetic protein FlhB: MAEEFQERTEQATPKRREDVRKKGKIAKSYEFNSAIVILVSILVLYFGGSHGYQKISNLTRFVFSNLHLIEISKDNVQKYVTFFFSFFSLNFLPFLIFLMAIGVGANIIQSGYIFTLEPLKFDFDRLNPINGIKRILFSRRSLFELGKGFLKIGVIGLTSYFVLRGVIDDVIVLMDSDVNKIFNLMSSLAFSLLLKTGMVYFLLAIFDLAFQRWEYERELRMTRQEIKEEMKELEGDPLVKLRIRRRQREIVKMRMMQNVPKADVVITNPTHIAIALKYEPEKMNAPKVVAKGMNLIAEKIKEIAKRHGIPIVEDKPLAQALYKLVEIDEEIPPQLYKAVAKVLAYVFNLKKKNFKSVV; this comes from the coding sequence ATGGCGGAGGAATTCCAAGAGCGAACTGAACAAGCAACGCCGAAACGAAGGGAGGATGTAAGAAAGAAAGGTAAAATTGCAAAAAGTTATGAGTTTAATTCCGCAATTGTTATCCTTGTATCCATCCTTGTTTTATACTTTGGTGGAAGCCATGGTTATCAGAAAATTTCAAACCTAACGAGATTTGTTTTTTCAAATCTACACCTGATTGAAATCTCAAAAGATAACGTTCAAAAATATGTGACCTTTTTCTTTTCTTTTTTCAGTTTAAATTTTTTACCGTTCTTAATTTTTTTAATGGCAATTGGGGTTGGAGCAAACATCATTCAAAGTGGGTATATCTTTACACTTGAACCCTTGAAGTTTGATTTTGACAGGCTGAACCCGATCAATGGAATAAAAAGAATTTTATTTTCAAGACGAAGTTTATTTGAACTTGGAAAGGGATTTTTAAAAATTGGGGTAATTGGATTGACATCATATTTTGTCTTGAGAGGGGTTATTGATGATGTAATAGTGTTGATGGATTCTGATGTTAACAAAATTTTCAACCTTATGTCAAGTTTAGCATTTTCATTGCTGTTGAAGACGGGGATGGTTTATTTTTTGCTTGCTATTTTTGACCTTGCATTTCAAAGATGGGAATATGAGCGTGAGTTGAGGATGACAAGGCAGGAGATTAAGGAGGAGATGAAAGAACTTGAGGGTGATCCTCTTGTTAAGTTGAGGATAAGACGAAGGCAGAGGGAAATCGTAAAAATGAGGATGATGCAAAATGTTCCAAAGGCAGATGTTGTAATCACAAACCCAACACATATTGCCATTGCGTTAAAATATGAGCCTGAAAAGATGAACGCTCCAAAAGTTGTCGCTAAAGGGATGAATTTGATTGCGGAGAAAATAAAAGAAATCGCAAAACGGCATGGGATTCCAATAGTTGAAGATAAGCCACTTGCACAAGCGCTTTATAAATTGGTTGAGATTGATGAGGAAATTCCACCTCAGCTTTACAAAGCGGTTGCTAAAGTCCTCGCTTATGTTTTCAATTTAAAAAAGAAAAATTTTAAGAGTGTAGTATGA
- a CDS encoding flagellar biosynthetic protein FliR — protein sequence MEFYLSTFYVFILIFVRVLSFLSTAPLLGHSVLPFQLRFWLGIFLSYTLLFLVDLRNLNLSFDLLGFVILVSKEIFLGLTLGFSSSVMFYSVQFAGHLIGFDIGFSTSTAFDPEHSEPIPTLSQFKHYLSISIFLMLNGHHFLIQVLKSSFELVPISSFSVDSNFINFSLKLITFVFVSAVKISAPVLVALFLTDLSIGILSRVFPQMNIFMFAFSLKVMIGFLALMVTVPFFVFVFKKILLTFEGDLVEMLKLIGS from the coding sequence ATGGAGTTTTATCTTTCAACATTTTATGTTTTTATTTTGATTTTTGTTCGTGTTTTGAGTTTTCTTTCAACAGCTCCACTTTTGGGGCATTCTGTTTTGCCCTTTCAACTGAGGTTCTGGTTGGGCATTTTTTTAAGTTATACTCTTTTGTTCCTCGTTGATTTAAGAAATTTGAATTTATCTTTTGATTTGCTTGGTTTTGTTATACTTGTTTCAAAAGAAATTTTCCTTGGTTTAACGCTTGGTTTTTCAAGCTCAGTTATGTTTTATTCAGTTCAATTTGCTGGGCATTTGATCGGTTTTGATATCGGGTTTTCAACTTCAACCGCTTTTGATCCCGAACACTCAGAGCCAATTCCGACATTGAGTCAATTCAAGCATTACCTATCTATTTCTATATTTTTGATGTTAAATGGTCATCATTTTTTAATTCAAGTTTTAAAGTCAAGTTTTGAGCTTGTCCCGATCTCGTCTTTTTCTGTGGATTCTAACTTTATCAATTTTAGCCTTAAATTAATTACTTTTGTTTTCGTCTCCGCTGTTAAGATAAGTGCCCCAGTTCTTGTGGCATTATTTTTGACCGATTTATCAATTGGAATTTTATCTCGTGTTTTCCCGCAAATGAACATATTTATGTTTGCTTTTTCTTTAAAAGTAATGATCGGGTTTCTCGCTTTAATGGTGACGGTGCCATTTTTCGTTTTTGTATTTAAAAAGATCCTCTTGACATTTGAAGGCGATCTTGTTGAAATGTTAAAATTAATAGGTTCATAG
- a CDS encoding flagellar biosynthesis protein FlhA: MNQNSGFLQNLGRNTDILLAVVVISILVFMILPLPPFLLDILIAFNITFSILVLLISMYITSPLELSIFPGLLLILTLFRLSLNVASTRLILGDGYAGKIIFAFGSFVVKGNYIVGFIVFLILVVIQFVVITKGAGRIAEVAARFTLDAMPGKQMSIDADLNAGLITEEEARRRRELIQREAEFYGAMDGASKFVRGDAIAGLIITVINIIGGLIIGVLQRGMSFADALQTYTLLTIGDGLVSQIPALIISVSAGLVVTRNASGNQFDVEIKGQIFQRPKALLISSGVLAFFAIVPGLPMLPFLILSVISGVAGYFGTKVERSKIGIQEVKPKQIQQQEEKVEKLIQIDPIEVEIGYALIPLADEEQGGTLFKRIIGIRKQLALELGIIVPPIRVRDNIYLEPNEYVIKIRGNKVVSGEVKPGYLLAMNPGTVQEEIQGAVKVKEPVYGFEAYWIPEHKKEEAEIMGYTVVEPTSVIITHLIEVLRKNAGKILSRQDTKTLIDNLREDYPALVEEITPDVLPVGTIQKVLQNLLNEGIPIRDMVTILEALLDYSRVTKNVDVLTEYVRHSLSETIARLYQDENGIIHAIQLDPKIEEIITQSLQQTSSQSSTTLGLSPDVIKAINLSLEENVKKMKELGHKPVVICSATVRLYFYRLIHSVFPDVSVISYTELPSDIDIEIIGRVKINNA; the protein is encoded by the coding sequence ATGAATCAAAATTCTGGATTTTTGCAAAATTTGGGAAGGAACACTGATATTTTGCTTGCGGTTGTAGTGATTTCAATTCTTGTTTTTATGATTTTACCATTGCCACCTTTCCTTTTGGATATCTTGATTGCTTTTAATATTACATTTTCAATTCTCGTCCTTTTAATTTCAATGTATATAACAAGTCCACTTGAGCTTTCCATTTTTCCTGGGCTTTTGCTTATACTTACGCTTTTCAGGTTAAGTTTGAATGTTGCCTCAACAAGATTAATACTCGGTGATGGTTACGCAGGTAAAATAATTTTTGCGTTTGGCTCTTTTGTCGTTAAGGGGAATTATATTGTCGGCTTCATCGTGTTTTTAATTTTAGTTGTAATACAATTTGTCGTAATCACAAAAGGTGCTGGAAGAATTGCTGAGGTTGCAGCAAGATTTACACTTGATGCCATGCCCGGGAAACAAATGAGCATTGATGCGGATTTAAACGCTGGACTTATAACCGAAGAAGAGGCACGAAGAAGAAGGGAGTTAATTCAGAGGGAAGCAGAATTTTACGGAGCGATGGATGGTGCAAGCAAATTTGTCCGTGGGGATGCGATAGCAGGATTAATTATAACTGTAATAAACATTATAGGTGGTTTGATAATTGGTGTTTTACAGCGCGGGATGAGCTTTGCCGATGCACTTCAAACTTACACTCTTCTTACAATTGGAGATGGTTTGGTTTCGCAAATACCAGCTTTGATTATCTCAGTTTCGGCTGGGCTGGTTGTGACAAGAAATGCGTCTGGGAACCAATTTGATGTTGAAATAAAGGGACAGATTTTCCAACGCCCCAAAGCTTTGTTAATCTCATCTGGGGTGCTCGCATTTTTTGCGATTGTCCCAGGGCTTCCAATGTTGCCGTTTTTAATTCTATCTGTGATAAGTGGCGTTGCGGGTTATTTCGGGACAAAGGTTGAAAGATCTAAAATTGGAATTCAAGAGGTTAAGCCAAAACAAATCCAACAACAAGAAGAAAAGGTTGAAAAATTAATCCAAATAGACCCAATTGAAGTTGAAATTGGATATGCATTAATTCCACTTGCAGATGAAGAACAAGGTGGAACTTTATTTAAGCGGATAATTGGCATAAGAAAGCAATTAGCTCTTGAACTTGGTATCATCGTCCCACCGATAAGAGTAAGAGATAACATTTATCTTGAGCCGAATGAGTATGTGATAAAAATTCGTGGAAATAAAGTGGTATCTGGTGAAGTTAAACCAGGTTATTTACTTGCTATGAATCCTGGCACAGTTCAGGAGGAGATCCAGGGTGCTGTGAAAGTTAAAGAACCAGTTTATGGATTTGAAGCGTATTGGATTCCGGAACATAAAAAAGAGGAGGCGGAGATAATGGGTTATACGGTTGTTGAACCCACATCTGTGATTATAACACATCTTATTGAAGTTTTGAGAAAAAATGCTGGAAAGATTTTAAGCAGACAAGACACGAAAACATTGATTGATAATTTGCGTGAGGATTATCCAGCGCTTGTTGAAGAGATAACACCCGATGTTCTTCCTGTTGGAACGATCCAGAAAGTTTTGCAAAATCTTTTAAACGAGGGGATACCAATTCGGGATATGGTCACAATTCTTGAGGCATTGCTTGATTATTCAAGGGTTACAAAAAATGTTGATGTTTTAACTGAATATGTGCGCCACTCGTTATCTGAGACAATCGCTCGCCTTTATCAAGATGAAAACGGGATTATCCATGCAATTCAGCTTGATCCAAAGATAGAAGAAATAATAACTCAATCACTTCAACAAACTTCATCTCAATCAAGCACAACGCTTGGATTATCTCCGGATGTGATAAAAGCAATTAATTTAAGTCTTGAGGAAAATGTTAAAAAGATGAAAGAGTTGGGGCATAAACCAGTGGTGATTTGTTCGGCAACGGTTCGTTTGTATTTCTATCGTTTAATCCATTCAGTATTTCCAGATGTGAGCGTGATCTCCTATACCGAGCTTCCAAGTGATATTGATATTGAAATAATCGGCAGAGTGAAAATTAATAACGCTTGA
- a CDS encoding flagellar protein FliO/FliZ: MLGIIVKTFLSFFLIITLMFLAFYILRKFHLPVSNFYSSEVGMRIYGRLQIQPRKSIYIVRVLNRVLIIGVSENSINLLSEINDPEFIRALDELYSPVERKDGKFFILK, translated from the coding sequence ATGCTTGGGATAATTGTTAAGACATTTCTTTCATTTTTTTTGATAATTACCTTGATGTTTCTTGCTTTTTATATTTTGAGAAAGTTTCATTTGCCAGTCTCAAATTTCTACAGCTCTGAAGTTGGAATGAGAATTTACGGGAGGTTGCAAATTCAACCAAGAAAATCAATTTACATTGTCAGGGTTTTAAACAGGGTTTTGATAATTGGTGTGAGTGAAAATTCAATTAATCTTTTAAGTGAGATAAATGACCCTGAATTTATTCGGGCACTTGACGAGCTTTATTCACCTGTGGAGCGAAAAGATGGAAAGTTTTTTATTCTAAAATAG
- a CDS encoding 3',5'-cyclic AMP phosphodiesterase CpdA encodes MPKMPSEKKEERYLKEREEFFKKLPKLNRRQFIKVAMASAAVALAKNQFPPHSFQLVEAVEAKQGGGTEVKFRFAYISDTHLYERKLNERFVRAALKAVQDVNALDPQPDFVLFGGDLAQLGQPEELKLGKEILSEVKAKVYMMVGEHDWYLDLGEKWIELFGQPYYSFDHKGVHFIVLNSVLVDDYWTEAKMTPMERMKFMAQLDNPKGRPFTVGRGYGDVGKKQFEWLKQDLAKVSKDTPIVVFSHSPLYKYYKPWNFWTDDAEEVQALLRPFKNVTVIHGHTHQPVFNRIGNINFYGMLSTAWPWPYAPTGLPKLTIKMNRADPFDQFDGTGDGTVEILGNGKANKIYNLWSREPMRVTARYLESGGKEEVPPVPVDPSF; translated from the coding sequence ATGCCAAAAATGCCAAGTGAGAAAAAAGAGGAACGATACTTAAAGGAGCGTGAGGAATTTTTCAAGAAATTGCCTAAGCTAAACCGAAGGCAATTTATCAAGGTTGCAATGGCTTCGGCAGCTGTTGCTCTTGCGAAGAATCAGTTTCCGCCACATTCGTTCCAGCTCGTTGAAGCAGTTGAAGCAAAACAAGGTGGTGGGACAGAAGTTAAGTTCAGGTTTGCTTATATTTCAGACACGCATCTTTATGAAAGAAAACTTAACGAAAGATTTGTCCGCGCTGCTTTAAAAGCGGTTCAGGATGTAAATGCTCTTGATCCACAACCCGACTTCGTTTTATTCGGAGGGGATTTGGCTCAACTTGGACAGCCCGAAGAGTTAAAGCTTGGCAAAGAAATTTTAAGTGAGGTTAAAGCGAAAGTTTATATGATGGTTGGAGAACATGATTGGTATCTTGATCTTGGAGAAAAATGGATTGAACTTTTTGGTCAACCATATTATTCGTTTGATCATAAAGGAGTTCACTTTATTGTGTTAAATTCTGTTCTTGTGGATGATTACTGGACAGAGGCAAAGATGACGCCGATGGAGAGGATGAAGTTTATGGCTCAACTTGATAATCCGAAAGGAAGACCGTTTACAGTTGGAAGAGGTTATGGGGATGTTGGGAAAAAACAATTTGAATGGCTGAAGCAAGATCTTGCTAAAGTTTCAAAAGATACACCGATAGTTGTGTTTTCCCATTCACCGCTTTATAAGTATTATAAACCATGGAACTTCTGGACAGATGATGCTGAAGAGGTTCAAGCGTTGTTGAGACCGTTTAAAAATGTTACCGTGATCCATGGGCACACACATCAACCTGTGTTTAACAGGATCGGGAATATTAACTTTTACGGTATGCTTTCAACCGCTTGGCCTTGGCCATATGCACCGACTGGGCTTCCGAAATTAACAATCAAAATGAATAGAGCTGATCCATTTGATCAGTTTGATGGAACAGGCGATGGGACAGTTGAAATCCTTGGAAATGGGAAAGCAAATAAAATTTATAATCTCTGGAGTAGAGAGCCTATGAGAGTTACAGCAAGATATCTTGAATCAGGTGGAAAAGAGGAAGTTCCACCAGTTCCAGTTGATCCATCGTTTTAA
- a CDS encoding flagellar motor switch protein FliM: MPEILSQQEIDSLLAGLSAGKSPVEIISKQEEKEVVPYEFRRPSRVSKNQIRTIQTLHQNFAESLGYYLTSRLQTPVTIQVENVDQLFYSEYILSIEKPSVIFTLSAGEGRGEIIFEVGLELSFMLIEKLLGGSIETLEIGKRKIARALTQIEQNLIRSIVERSTSDLEKAWSIIDTFKFKIIKYESDPDIVQIAPSSEIVLVISFIVTLGDRNYRMSICYPVFVIEETLAKMTLQRFMSVRKYTSEEYTKYIAEKIKTTKVPVIVELGQSEITLADLINLNIGDVILLNTKVDSEVKIYIAGKLKLYGKPGVFGGKKAVKITKIATNEEG; the protein is encoded by the coding sequence ATGCCAGAGATTTTGTCGCAGCAGGAAATAGACAGTTTGCTTGCTGGTTTAAGCGCAGGTAAATCTCCAGTGGAGATAATATCAAAGCAAGAGGAGAAAGAAGTTGTCCCATATGAATTCCGTCGTCCAAGCAGAGTTTCAAAAAATCAAATTAGAACAATTCAAACTCTTCATCAAAATTTCGCTGAATCGCTCGGCTATTATCTAACGAGTCGCCTTCAGACACCTGTGACAATTCAAGTTGAAAATGTTGATCAACTTTTTTACTCTGAATATATACTTTCAATTGAGAAGCCAAGTGTTATTTTCACCCTTTCCGCTGGTGAGGGGAGAGGAGAAATTATTTTTGAAGTTGGGCTTGAACTCTCTTTTATGTTGATTGAAAAACTTCTTGGCGGGAGCATTGAAACTTTGGAAATTGGAAAGAGAAAAATTGCAAGGGCTTTAACACAAATTGAACAAAACTTAATAAGAAGCATAGTTGAGCGTTCAACTTCTGACCTTGAGAAAGCGTGGAGCATAATTGATACATTCAAGTTTAAAATTATAAAATATGAAAGCGACCCTGACATAGTGCAAATTGCTCCATCAAGTGAAATCGTCCTCGTGATTTCTTTCATCGTCACACTTGGGGATAGAAATTACAGAATGAGTATATGCTATCCTGTTTTTGTTATTGAGGAAACGCTTGCTAAGATGACACTCCAAAGGTTTATGAGTGTTAGGAAATATACATCCGAGGAATATACAAAATATATTGCTGAGAAAATAAAAACAACTAAAGTTCCAGTAATTGTTGAGCTTGGACAAAGTGAAATTACGCTTGCCGATCTTATAAACCTCAACATAGGTGATGTGATTCTTCTTAATACAAAGGTTGATTCAGAAGTTAAAATTTATATTGCGGGGAAATTAAAACTTTATGGAAAACCAGGGGTTTTCGGAGGCAAAAAAGCCGTCAAAATAACAAAAATTGCAACTAATGAGGAGGGATGA
- a CDS encoding flagellar biosynthetic protein FliQ, producing the protein MTEQFIIHLARETFFTALLISAPILIASAIVGLIISIFQSATSINEMTLTFVPKLVVIAIVIVISLPWIIDVIVTFTRELFSQIPNIAK; encoded by the coding sequence ATGACGGAGCAATTCATAATTCATCTTGCAAGAGAAACATTCTTCACAGCACTTTTAATCTCAGCTCCGATTCTTATAGCCTCAGCCATTGTTGGATTGATAATCTCAATCTTTCAATCAGCGACTTCAATAAATGAGATGACCTTGACTTTCGTCCCAAAACTTGTAGTTATAGCAATTGTTATAGTTATTTCTTTGCCGTGGATAATTGATGTCATCGTTACTTTCACACGGGAATTGTTCAGCCAGATACCAAACATAGCGAAGTGA
- a CDS encoding Diadenosine tetraphosphate (Ap4A) hydrolase, whose amino-acid sequence MDRLWAPWRAKYIESFASENSEEKKECLFCEKAKSSEDEKNFVLYRGEKCYIIMNLFPYNSGHIMVVPYKHTSSFSDLTDEEMLDVMRVIKRGILALEIALKPHGFNVGANLGRVSGAGIAEHIHFHIVPRWNGDTNFMPVISETKVISELLSDTYKKLKDALSKISD is encoded by the coding sequence ATGGACAGACTTTGGGCTCCTTGGAGAGCAAAGTATATTGAAAGCTTTGCAAGTGAAAATTCTGAGGAGAAGAAGGAATGTTTATTTTGCGAAAAAGCAAAATCAAGTGAAGACGAAAAAAATTTTGTGCTTTATCGGGGAGAAAAGTGTTATATAATAATGAATCTCTTTCCCTACAATTCTGGTCATATAATGGTGGTGCCATATAAACATACATCAAGTTTCTCTGATTTAACTGATGAAGAAATGCTGGATGTGATGAGAGTTATAAAAAGAGGGATATTGGCTCTTGAAATAGCTCTTAAACCGCATGGATTTAATGTGGGGGCGAATCTGGGTAGGGTGAGCGGAGCTGGTATTGCAGAACATATCCATTTTCATATCGTTCCAAGATGGAATGGGGACACAAATTTTATGCCTGTCATTTCTGAAACCAAGGTCATATCCGAACTTCTCTCTGACACATATAAAAAGCTTAAAGACGCCCTGTCTAAAATATCCGATTAA
- a CDS encoding flagellar FliL protein produces the protein MADKVLSQQQSAVVSEQVNKTSKKTIFLVSIPIVILQIIIAYLLVLDLNSKAGAGNSQAHTQGQKAKQQTMEKATADEYKITETEFVSTHPEFLFVVKDLIVNPAGTGGMRYLLTSVGIEVTNEKVFAEIQTKEVIVNDILINVLSSKTLEELTDVTKRKELRREIANKINEILTQGRVQNVYFSKFIVQ, from the coding sequence ATGGCAGATAAAGTTTTATCTCAGCAACAATCAGCGGTTGTATCTGAACAGGTGAATAAAACCAGTAAAAAAACAATTTTTTTGGTTTCCATTCCCATTGTCATTTTACAAATAATAATTGCTTACCTTCTTGTTCTTGATTTGAATTCAAAGGCAGGGGCGGGGAATTCTCAAGCTCATACACAGGGGCAAAAAGCAAAACAGCAAACAATGGAAAAGGCAACAGCCGATGAATATAAAATTACTGAAACAGAATTTGTTAGTACCCATCCTGAATTTCTATTTGTCGTAAAGGATTTAATTGTCAATCCAGCTGGAACTGGGGGTATGAGATATCTTTTAACGAGCGTTGGAATTGAGGTAACAAACGAAAAGGTGTTTGCTGAAATTCAAACCAAGGAAGTTATAGTAAATGATATTTTGATTAATGTTCTCTCAAGCAAAACACTTGAGGAGTTAACAGATGTGACAAAGCGAAAGGAATTGAGGCGAGAGATAGCTAATAAGATTAATGAGATCCTTACACAGGGAAGAGTACAAAATGTTTATTTCAGCAAATTTATAGTCCAGTAA
- a CDS encoding flagellar biosynthetic protein FliP, with the protein MRKFVLLLIFVLSFSIANAQTNSAEKITFPVPKITVEVGKAQKSEDVAVTLQILFLMTILSLAPAIIILTTSFTRIIVVFHFLKQALGVQQMPPSQVLVGLALFLTFFIMSPVWDRINKDAIQPYLKNEINQEEAYNRAIKPIREFMFKQVREDDLALFVSLSNLPKPNNKDEIPTHVLIPAFAISELKIAFQIGFLIYIPFLMIDLIVASVLMSMGMIMLPPVMISLPFKILLFILIDGWHLVVQSLIQSFR; encoded by the coding sequence ATGAGAAAATTCGTTTTATTATTAATTTTTGTTTTATCCTTTTCAATTGCAAATGCGCAGACAAATTCGGCTGAAAAAATTACTTTTCCAGTTCCGAAAATAACCGTTGAGGTTGGGAAAGCGCAGAAATCGGAAGATGTTGCGGTGACATTGCAGATTCTATTTTTAATGACCATTCTCTCGCTTGCACCCGCGATAATTATTTTGACAACCTCCTTCACAAGGATAATTGTCGTTTTCCATTTTTTGAAGCAGGCCCTCGGGGTTCAACAAATGCCACCAAGCCAAGTCCTTGTCGGGCTTGCTCTTTTCTTAACATTTTTTATTATGTCTCCAGTTTGGGATAGAATCAACAAGGACGCAATTCAACCTTACCTCAAAAATGAAATAAATCAGGAAGAAGCATACAACAGGGCGATAAAACCGATTCGTGAATTCATGTTTAAACAAGTTCGTGAGGATGACCTTGCTCTCTTTGTATCGCTTTCAAATCTCCCAAAACCTAATAACAAGGATGAAATACCAACCCATGTCCTGATCCCAGCTTTCGCTATAAGTGAGTTGAAAATTGCCTTTCAAATTGGATTTTTAATTTATATACCATTTTTGATGATTGATTTAATTGTTGCAAGCGTTTTGATGTCAATGGGGATGATCATGCTTCCACCCGTGATGATTTCACTTCCATTTAAAATTTTGCTTTTCATTTTAATTGATGGTTGGCATCTTGTCGTCCAATCGTTGATCCAAAGTTTTCGTTAA
- a CDS encoding flagellar motor switch protein FliN/FliY: MEKGQPLTHDEVKNAEFQSFESSTSEQNLQGEKLINSKLELLFDVMLPVSIELGRTTMLIKDILELDRGSIIELDKLASEPVDVIVNGKKIAEGEVVVIDKHFGIRITNLVAVDERLKNVKK, encoded by the coding sequence ATGGAAAAAGGGCAACCCTTAACTCATGATGAGGTAAAGAATGCAGAATTTCAAAGTTTTGAATCTTCAACATCTGAACAAAATCTACAGGGCGAAAAATTGATAAATAGCAAACTTGAACTTTTATTTGATGTTATGTTGCCCGTTTCAATTGAACTTGGCAGAACAACGATGTTGATAAAAGATATACTTGAGCTTGACCGTGGTTCAATAATTGAACTTGATAAACTTGCAAGTGAACCAGTTGATGTGATCGTTAACGGGAAAAAAATTGCTGAGGGTGAGGTTGTCGTGATTGATAAACATTTTGGGATCAGAATTACAAACCTTGTTGCCGTTGATGAAAGGTTAAAAAATGTTAAAAAGTGA
- a CDS encoding RNA polymerase sigma-70 factor, ECF subfamily yields MVDKTDIELVNEFKNGNTSAFDEIVRRYQKKVYSLARKILTNHDDADDVAQEVFIKLFHSLYEFKGESSLFTWIYRITINECNSLLRKKKIREIIPIDEVVNFLRQNETPEQELIDKEEKKLIEKAIEKLPPKQRAVFVMRFFENLEYEEISNILKKPVGTLKANYFHAVKKIQKFIKNEMQ; encoded by the coding sequence ATGGTGGACAAAACAGATATAGAACTTGTAAATGAATTTAAAAATGGAAATACATCCGCATTTGATGAGATCGTTAGAAGATATCAAAAGAAAGTTTATTCTCTTGCGAGGAAAATTCTCACGAACCACGATGATGCTGATGATGTTGCACAGGAAGTTTTCATTAAACTTTTTCATTCGCTCTATGAATTTAAAGGTGAATCAAGCTTATTTACTTGGATTTACCGAATTACGATAAATGAGTGCAATAGCCTCTTGAGAAAGAAAAAGATTAGAGAAATTATTCCGATTGATGAAGTCGTTAATTTCTTGAGACAAAATGAAACGCCTGAACAAGAACTGATTGATAAAGAAGAAAAGAAACTGATTGAAAAAGCTATTGAAAAGCTTCCACCAAAACAAAGAGCCGTGTTTGTGATGCGTTTTTTTGAAAATCTTGAGTATGAAGAAATTTCCAATATATTGAAAAAACCTGTTGGAACTCTAAAAGCAAATTATTTTCATGCTGTAAAAAAAATACAAAAGTTCATAAAAAATGAAATGCAATGA